In the Bos mutus isolate GX-2022 chromosome 15, NWIPB_WYAK_1.1, whole genome shotgun sequence genome, gcatcactgactcgatggacatgagtttgagcaagctccaggagttggtgatggacagggaagcctggtgtgctgcagtccatggggtcgcaaaaagtcagacatgactgagcaactgaacaacaatgctttATCTCACTGGATCTTTACCAAAATTCTGTACTATTATTTCCATGTtgcacaggaaggaagaaatggaagtTTAGAAGGTGACATGCGTTGCAGGGTCACACAGTTAgcgagtggcagagccaggattctaaCACAGGAAACTGATTCTAAAACCCATCCCTTAGCCACTGCTCTGCCCTGCAGGGGTCTGTGCACACCTGGTTGGAACTGCCTGTCAGAAGATGCCATTTGTTCAGGATATCGTGTACTTTCTACAAATTCCACAAGAGGGAGACCTTTCCCCATCAATTCTTGGTTGCTGACAAGTAACAGATTTAATTTCCAGTTTCACAGTTAGCCCAAGAGTTGACTAGTTATCTGTACAGAATTTGAATAGATTTCCTAACACAATGACACATAGGTACCCCAAATGGAATCAGACTTCCCAAATTAACTAGGAAGTTCACAGTCCCATCCCTCTGCCCATCACTGTTCAAAACTGGAACCCCAACCACCCTAGTGGTCCAGTAAATCTACCCgtcaaggcaggggacatgggtttgatccctggtcagggaagatctcacatgccaggggccggtgggcgggggggggggggggttgggggCGGCACAGACTAGGCCtgtgcaccataactactgagcagGTGCCCCAGAGCCGTGCTCCACAGTGAAAAGCCCGTGCACCTCCTCTAGAGAGTAGACCCTGCCCattgcaactagaggaagcttGCACGCAGCAACAAAGGCACAACactgccaaaaatgaataaataaatagcattttttaaaaaacaacttaaaattcTCAACTCAAATCCTGATCACAGGAACAAGGGGAGGCAGGATGGAAGGGGCCATTtcctgactgtccagtggttagggctctgtgctttcattgcagAGAGTACAGAttaaatccctggttggggagctaagatcctataagCTATGCAGCGtgatcataaataaataaagggagatAGGATAGCTGTTACCAAAGGAGACATAGGGGGATGTGTTTGGCACTGTTTCATTTGGGAACCTCTTGATACTGCCTTGCTCTGCTCTATTTTGATGGTCATGACAAGTGCAGCAGCTCTGACTTAGGAGAGCATGGATACTGAGGCTCAGATTCCTGAAGGGAAAAGTCTGGGTCACACCATCAGGTAAGCCACTGAAATCAACAGAGGTGCTAGCTAGGCGTGAAGGAAATCGAGAAAatatagaagaggaaaatgaTGGGTAACAGTTGCTGTTCTGGGATCAGCTTCTGGGATTTTCCCAAATGAAGCAAGCCCCTCACCCTATTTCAGAACAACTCTGAAGGGTCATCTCAGCTTCAAAACTCCCATAAAATCCACTGAAGCCTCTATGGAGATAGCATCACAGTTCAACTTGTCCCTCCGCTCTATGCTGCtaccttccctttctttccacaGAGCATCTCCTAATAAGCCTCttgcattatttttgtttgtttgtttcatttttgtttttgtttttgcagtgGGATCTTCTTTCCCCCACCGGGGACTCAACCCAGGCCCACAACAGtgaaagggcagagtcttaacccctggatgaCCAGGGAATCCCCAAATCTCTTGCATGTTAATCTCTTTCTCTGAATTTGATTTCTGGAGAACAATGTCATCCATATCAGGGGAAGAGAGGTTTTTGACCACCTATCCATAAGAATAAGGACGATAAATATGTAGCAAGTGCTGGTTCTATCAAAAGCAACAATATATGTGAAATCACTGTGAAAAGGGGGATTAGGCAAATGAAAAAGGAGGGAGTGATCAAAAATGATGTTATTAAGGAGATGAGACACAAGTGAAAGATAAGATtgtcaactgaaagaaaaacacacaatgtAAATTTGTGAGTTAAGTTTAATTGGGGATCTTTCTGaggactaaagagcttcttgatgaaagtgaaagagtgaaaaagttggcttaaaactcaacattcagaaaactaagatcatggcatctggtccaattacttcatggcaaatagatggggaaacaatggaaacagggagactttgtttttttgagctccaaaatcactgcagatggtgactgcagccatgaaattaaaagacacttgctccttggaagaaaggctatgaccagcCTGGACGgcgtattaaaaagcggagacattactttgccaacaaaggtccatctagtcaaagctatagtttttccagtagtcatgtaagggatgtgagagttggactataaagagaactaagcaccgaagaattgatggttttgaactgtggtatgggagaagactcttgagagtcccttggactgcaaggagatccaaccagtctatcctaaaggaaatcactgcatattcactggaaggactgatgctgaagccgaaactccaatactttggccttctgatgcgaagaactgactcacagaaaaagaccctgatgctgggaaagattgaaggcaggaggagacaggggagacagaggatgagatggttggatggcatcactgattcgatggacatgagtttgagtaagctccgggagttggtgatggacagggaagcctggtgtgctgcagtccatggggtcgcaaagagtcagacacaactgagtgactgaactgactaaactgaGAGCTATAGCCCAGGAGTCAGTGTCTCAAGTagttctgaggaactgctccaaagcGGTTAGGGAGGAACAAGAATATATATGAGGTTTTTGCTGGGAAACAAACATTTGGTTGAACATCAAAAAGTTGCTGCTAATCACAAAGAATAGGTATTTCAAGttattttagttcttttccatgtatgggaagatgcaagaatctggactcactgaaattattctttagatatgcatcttaactatgTAGGCAACTGCGGTACATCAACCTTACATTTTTTGCTTACAAGACCTTAGAAAATAAGGTCTTGGAGAACAGATAGAATGTGGGCCCTAGGGGTCATCAGTGTCCTCTGTAAGTAAGGACAGAGTCTCAGAGCAGAAACAGTTAAGGACAAATGGGGCTACTTGAACTCCCTTTCTTGATAACCATCTAAAGATATCCACCCTGTTGGGATGAGTCCCTTGATTCTCCCATCCACATCTCCCCATTCTCTTGTTaattaatataatgtttttattaGCATCTGTAAGATGGATGAGAAGGGAAGACAACAGATCAAATAAGATTTCTTGGACTGGTGATTGAATACGTAGCAGTAAAGTTACATGGGGCATCGATGCAACAGTGGTGTCCATGCAAAAGGAGCCTACTTAACCATAGCATTTACTGTGTCCTGGGTACTGGGCATAGTCAGGGTGAGGCAGGACATGGATGGGCTGCTGGCTGAATAACTTATCTTCTGTGGACAGAAACTCCATGAAAACAAGACGATGGAGGCGTCTGGGCCCAGGTAAGAGATAAGAGACCACATATTCCTCATTCCCGAAGTCAAGGAGACCTCCCGGACTACATATGCACAGAAAgactccttggaggtcaaaaagggaggggacatCACTTCATAGTAAGTAAAGTCAATTACCCATAAGTCTCTTTACTAGAATCCATCCTGGCTAAGAGATGAACATGCACATATGGGAGACTCCTGAGGTAAACCAAATACGGCTCAGAACCAgtcaaatcaaaatgattggtcaaaggaaacccagaagaaatgccccataaaagtaattcaaactgccacGAGGCTGCAACTCAGagaccctctctttctctccgAGTCTCTCCGAGTCCTCATGTACTGTACTTTTCCCCcctaataaatactttactggtttcactactttccattttttgtgggaattcttttctgcaaagctgaagagccagggccttgtcactgatcactggtctagtggttaggattcagtgctctTACCACTGCGACCCGACCTCAGTCTCTGGCTGGGTACCAAAGCTCCACTTTAAGCTGCTGCAGGCCGAGGTCACTCAAGATCAAGGGAGTGAATATCCTCATCATAAAATCCATTCCACATGGCCTGCACATGAAGCAGATCAGCTTCTTTATCTGAAGTGTTCCATTTGCCATTTAATGGGGGttgatgaaggcaatggcaccctactccagtactcttgcctagaaaatcccagggatggaggagcctggtgggctgcagtccgtggggtcactaagagtcggacacaactgagcgacttcactttcacttttcactttcatgcattggagaaggaaatggcagcccactccagtgttcttgcctggagaatcccagggacgggggagcctggtgggctgccgtctgtggggtcgcacagagtcgggcatgactgaagcgacttagcagcagcagcagcagatgaataGTTAACCTTACCAGGGTAAACAGACCTTACAGTGGCTTTTATCCAATCCAGCAGGCTGGCCATTTCCTCAGGAAAAACTTACTGTGTGTCTGGATCATGTATAACCACTGGTGATTGTTGCACAGTAAGCTATAGGCCCTGTATCAACCTAAACATGCTCTTCCATTCTgtagcatttaaaaaaactacTATCCCCAAATTAGTCATTCTCACAATGCATTTCAGTGAAGGCTGTTTAAGAAGTTGATGATACTAATCTATAAAGTAAAACAATTCCTTCACATTATATCCCCTGGTTTTAGTAGTTTCTTGGTTTTGTCTTCTCCCAACACAGACTATCTTCTTGGTGACCAGAGTCTTACTTTCTGTTGTCCCCACataatattttccctttgttGGTGGCTTTGGGGCTAGTAGCCGAAGCTCAAGCCAATCAAGGTCCAATCCAGCactctttcttatttcattttagcTACTACAGATATCAATAACCAAAAGATTGCGTAGTTTGCTTTTTTCTTACTAGTTTCCATTTCCTCGAGATTCTAGTGAACAATGCCCCAGGAGTTGGATCTATAGCTAAATTCCATTGGTAAAATTTACCTTTGGTAATTGATTACAGCACAGCTGCTGTCTCATAGCATGGGTGACTATGTGGCCACCCAGAAATCTAAGGTTCCTCGTCCCCTGCTCTTCCATTCCATCTCTTCCTGGATCACAAGATTCCATGAGCTAGGGCCAAGCTAGCAAATTGTATTTCTGACACCAATTCTGAAAGAGTTTTCTCTGACATGAACCAATTCTCCAACACCAGCTAATTTTACAACAATTTGACTAAATTATACTATCTACCTGGAGTTAGGATCGGATCCAACAAATTAAACGGGTCAGTCCCACAAGATTGTCCCCACTCCAGATGTTAGGGGAACGCTGACTGAAAACACCTGCCCTGGCTAGGCAAGGTAGTACCCTCTTGCATGAGTTATCttaacaggaggtcctggtaaggagcGCAGAACTAACAAGCTATCACCAATTAGAAGAATTCAAGAAAGGTCAAAGGCAGAAAAGAGACTCCAGTCCAAATGTCCTACCAATTTCCCAGAATTCTTCTCAATGGAACCCATCTTGGCTGAGGGATGCGcatgccaccaggaaagaccctgagtgagaatgattggccagagacaacctggaaagtAACCCAATTACCATAAAATGAGATGGCGGGCCACGTGGCAGAGcggttctcctgggttcccttatccTGCTGCTCTCCATGTAGGCACCCCTTCCCAGCCCTTCTTGCTTTGTCAGTTCATGTGTTTCCTCCAACGATTCTTTTCagaatgttagacaagagcccactctcaggccctgtAAGAAGTTTCCCTTCCTGCAACATAGCCAGTCACAATGTTACCAGAAAACTCAGTTCAGCTTTTTGTGGGTGTCAAGCCAAAAGATGCAAAGGAGACAGAGattaggagaaataaaaaaaattattacttgtAACAAGTAAGATGAACATCAGGAATCATTCCCAAAGTAGTATCTCCCTAAACAGCAAAATTGGGGAGGTTTTAAGCTAAGGATGCATGCATATACAAGAAGGGGCTTGAGCAGGAGAATTCTGCAGAGAATAGAAGCAGAACTTGACAGAGCTCCAACTTTAGTTGACTGAAGTCCCAAGGGTCAGAAAAAgtcagcagcagcatcctttagGTTCCAGTTGATCTAGGAATTGGGTACTTACTCAGAAAGGGTTTAAATTCTGAAAAACAGCTCAAGAAAGTGCTTCAGGCTAACATTTACCATTGAAACAGAACTGGGAGTCTTTACAACTGATTTATTACCCTTACTTTGGTTACTTCTCTTGCTTGAAaagtcttgttctttttttttttctcttaagatcTTTATTGgaggtttcctaggtggctcagcaggtaaagaatctgcctgtcaatgcaggacgtGTgcagtcaatccctgggtcaagaagatcccctggagaaggaaatggcaatccactcccgtattcttgcctggagaatccccatggacagaggagcctggtgggctgcagtccatggggtcacaaacagccggacacaactgagcgcacagcACAAGACCTGTTCAAGGGCAGACGCTGTGTCAGACTAGAGCACAGAATGGCTTAGGCCgaaaatggcttctcttgtgtctgAAAGCTGTATTTGATTCTTTCCTTCTGGGGACCCCCTTCCCTACCTGCTTACAAAATGTCTCAGATTGCCACTTATACTTATGACCAACCAGCTGTGAATTCTAGGGTTCTATGACCCTCTACTcaggtttgataatttgctagaacAGTTTCCAGGACTCAGGAAAACACCTTCTTACGTGTTCTGATTAATACTGAGGGTAAAATTGAGGAATGGCCAAATGAAAGAGACGCATAGGGCAAAGCATGTGAGGGGGACTGCCACATAACTTCGATGCCCTCTGCAGGCATACCACCTTCTCAACACCTCAactgttcaccaacccagaagcgcTCTGAGAGTTTTTATACAGCTCAATCCCCAGCCCTCTTCCCCAACCTGGAGACTGTGAGACCAAAACATCTCACTCTGATCACTAGATCTTCCCAGAGACCAGCCCCATCCTGAGGCTATTTAGGTGCCCCACCCTAATTCACCTATTAACATAAATTTGGGTGTGATTGAAAGGGGCttgtaaaaataacaaaagatgtTCCTATCAGAAAATTCAAGAtttcaggagctctgtgccagaaactggAGACAAAACCAAATATATTTCCTATTATACTATAATTAATCTATCTGATATGATGCTCATAGAAATTGGGGCAAGGGTCACTTGGAAAAAAATTCTCAAGACTTCAGGGGTGGTACGGTAtcggaatccacctgctaatgcatgggacacgtgttcaatccctggtccagaaggatTCCATATGCAGCAGAGCAACTGGGCTGGAGTGCCACAATTACCGAGCCTACTCTCTAGAGTCCCTACTGAATCtgtgctgcaactacggaagccggCGGGCCTAGAGCCTGAGCACCACGTCAAAGAGCAGCCCCAactcgccacaactaaagaagccCAGCACAAccgaaaataaaaataaatgaatttttttgttttttaaagaaaaatttctcaaAGGAAAGAACTGACAGGAACTTGATAGTTCTGTGGATCTGGAGAAGCACTGAGATACAGTTCAGTTTTAATCACTATTCTGTCACTTAACTGTCCcgtgcctcagtttacccatctgtaAAACGGAGAAAATAACAGTATTATACTAACTTTTTAGAGTTGTTGTTAGAACTGAGGATTAGTCATTATAAAATGCCTGTTTCAGTGCCTGGGACATCCTACAGCACTCGGCAAATGATAGCTTTCACCGTCAAGGATTCAAGAAGGTGGAAGACCCAAGTTCTAATTCATGTTCCTGGCTGTATGGTCTTTAATCTGTTCTTAGCCACAGGTTGTCGTGTCTTTCTGAGctacttcatttagtataataatctctagatgcatccatgttactgaaaatgagtccgacacaactgagcgactgaactcaactcaactagccactttaccatctgagcctccgtttcctcaAACATATGATGAAGGCATGGGTAAGCCTAGGGTCCCTTCCACTTGGAGAAGTCTGAGTACGGCGACTAAAGGCAGGGCGACGACTCACGGGTGCAGGGACCAGTGGCAGAACATAGGAAATTGAGGACTGGCACCTTCTGGGCGGAGAGTAACAGACCCAGTGTAAGCATCCCTGCCTCGTTGTGctccccgccaccaccaccagctcTTGCCCACTCCGCTTCGAGTTTAAAGCCCGGTGGGCCTGGCAGTTAGCTATTCCAGGAATTTGAGTGAGAGGAGTTGCCTAAGGGGCCTCGGAGGAGCCTCTCACCAGCCACACTAGATAGGCTCCAGCAAGGGCTGGGCGGCGACAGCAGCCTCCCGCCGCAGTCCAGGCCGGGGTGGGATAGCGGGCGGGAACCTGGGCAGGTCCCAGGCGCGCCCCGCCCACTCCGCGTCCACTCCGCCTCCCTAGCTGCGCGCTGGCTTCCAGCCACCGCGATCAGCTGCTGCGGAACCCAGAAGGAGGAAGGGGCGGAGCTGCTTTGTGGCTTTTCTCAGAGCAATCAGCCGACTGCGCGGGGGGTAATCGGTGTCCCTGGCACCGCCTGGGATCCCGAGAGCCTACTGGGGCCTACACCAGCCGGGTCCGGGCAGGCGAACCAGCCTGGTCTAGGAAGCTGGGCGATGCCCCGCCATGGAGTTTCTCCCGGCCAGGGCCGCCCCAGGTCGGGCCGGGAGCAGGCATCGGACAGGTCCTTAGGGGCCCCCTGTCTGAGGCTCCTGTGGTTGGGCTTGGCGCTGGCGCTGGCACTGCCCAACTCCCCGGTCCTCTGGTCCCCTGCGGAGGCCCACCCTCTTCCTACCCAAGGCCATCCCGCCAAGTTCATTCGCATAGCGCCCCAGCTCCAGGAGGCCTTTGGCTGGTGGAACCTCACCTGCCCAACCTGCAAAGGACTGTTCACCGCCATCGACTTCGGGCTGAGGGTGAGCGCTACAGGGGCTGCTGGGAGACAGGCCAGAAAGGTGCAGCTGGGGGTAGGGGCTGGGGCTAAGGCCGGTGCTCCCGGGTTTCCAAGAGCATCCCTGATGGAGAGGCTGTCTTCCACAAGACTTTGCTGAATTTGCCGTTCTTTGGctgcacaccaccaccaccacctccactgtGACCTTGTGAAGTAAGGAAACAGTGCAAGTTTaatgctgggcactgtgctagCGTTTTTATACAGGTTAAATGTAGCCTGCTAGGTGGTTTCATTACTGTTATCTCTGCTTTACAAATGAATAGAGGCCCCGGAGCTGAAGTCACTTGTTAGACAGCCAGCAGCTGGTGTGGGCGGGACTCCCAGCTTGGTGTGCCTGACTGAATCCCCTCCACCTTACACCTAGCACCACTATGCCTAGAGCTAGCTACTACCCAAAAGGGAAGCTGAATTAAAGAATATCCAGAGATGTGGGACTAGTTCGGTCTGGGCTGCCTTGACTGTCCTTCATGGGGTTATGATGAGTGCTggttggttgggggtggggggggggggtgggggcgggggcagaagGTTTCCTCAGGGAATCAAGGTCCTATCCTCACGTGTGTCCCCAAATGCTGGTCAGTCTGTCATTCTGCCCAGTCCAAATTTCAGGCCACTCAGCAGACAATGTCTGAGAAAGTCAGCCGGGCCAGCAAAGGCCTGAACTGCCACTGAGCTTAAAAGGAAGTACTGGCCTGGTGCTGTTTGAGTCACAGGGCAATGTCTGTGGGAGACAGGTGTGAACTGATATCTCTTCGCCGTGGTGGAGTCTATTCCAGCCCCACTGTGGGTATGGAAGCCCAAAGGGTCTTTCATATCCAGGACGGCCTGGCCCCTGAGCTCTGTCTCTGATCCCTCACCGCTGGTTTTCCTATGGCAGAATCAGGCCAGTGTGGCCTGGGTGGGCTCCGTGGCCATCAAGCTGTGCGTGCTGCTGAAGATCGCGCCGCCTGCCGTGTGCCAGTCAGCTGTCCAGCTCTTCGAGGACGACATGGTGGAGGTGTGGACACGCTCAGTGCTGAGCCCGTCGGAGGCCTGTGGTCTGCTGCTGGGCTCTTCCTGTGGGCACTGGGACATCTTCTCCTCTTGGAACATCTCTCTGCCAGCCGTGCCAAAGCCGCCCCCCCAGCCGCccaagcccccagccccaggctcccctgtcagcCGCGTCCTCTTTCTCACTGATCTGCACTGGGATCACGACTACCTGGAAGGCACAGACCCCAACTGTGAGAACCCACTGTGTTGCCGCCGGGATTCTGGCCCACCGCCTGCCTCCCAGCCCGGTGCTGGGTACTGGGGCGAGTATAGCAAGTGTGACCTGCCCCTGCGAACCCTGGAGAGCCTGTTGAGTGGGCTGGGCCCTGCCGGCCCTTTTGATATGGTGTACTGGACAGGAGACATCCCTGCTCACAACATCTGGCAGCAGTCTCGTCAGGACCAGCTGCGGGCGCTGACCACCATCACAGCCCTTGTGAAGAAGTTCTTGGGGCCCGTGCCGGTGTACCCTGCCGTGGGCAACCACGAGAGCACACCCGTCAACGGCTTCCCTCCCCTTCATAAAGGGCAACCAGTCTTCCCACTGGCTCTATGAGGCGATGGCCGAGGCGTGGGAGCCCTGGCTGCCGGCTGAAGCCCTTCGCACCCTCAGGTATTTGAGACCCACGGAaacccagggagggaggagaaaggtggATGAAAGTGAAGGGAGTGGGGAACCGGCATTACGCGTGAGTGCTCTGCCTGAGCCCTCAGCTCGCTTCACTCCCCTCCCAGTCTGACCCCACTTTCCATTTCCACCCTTATCTCCAGGCACCCTCCTTCACAGGGCTAGCGGCACTGTTTGCTCATGTTGGCCCTCTCTAAGATGCCTTCCCCCTGTAACATCCCAATTTTTCCAGCTCACCTATGTAGGCCTGGGCCCTCTTCTCTCTGGACGACCTTTGCTTCCTGTTCTAGcccactttctctctcctctgagcTTCTACAGCCTCCAGTCCTCTGAGCCACTCTCCAGTCCCA is a window encoding:
- the SMPD1 gene encoding LOW QUALITY PROTEIN: sphingomyelin phosphodiesterase (The sequence of the model RefSeq protein was modified relative to this genomic sequence to represent the inferred CDS: inserted 2 bases in 1 codon), yielding MPRHGVSPGQGRPRSGREQASDRSLGAPCLRLLWLGLALALALPNSPVLWSPAEAHPLPTQGHPAKFIRIAPQLQEAFGWWNLTCPTCKGLFTAIDFGLRNQASVAWVGSVAIKLCVLLKIAPPAVCQSAVQLFEDDMVEVWTRSVLSPSEACGLLLGSSCGHWDIFSSWNISLPAVPKPPPQPPKPPAPGSPVSRVLFLTDLHWDHDYLEGTDPNCENPLCCRRDSGPPPASQPGAGYWGEYSKCDLPLRTLESLLSGLGPAGPFDMVYWTGDIPAHNIWQQSRQDQLRALTTITALVKKFLGPVPVYPAVGNHESTPVNGFPXPFIKGNQSSHWLYEAMAEAWEPWLPAEALRTLRIGGFYALSPRPGLRLISLNMNFCSRENFWLLINSTDPAGQLQWLVGELQAAEDRGDKVHIIGHIPPGHCLKSWSWNYYRIVERYENTLAGQFFGHTHVDEFEVFYDEETLSRPLSVAFLAPSATTYIGLNPGYRVYQIDGNYSGSSHVVLDHETYIMNLTEANEPGATPHWYLLYRARETYGLPNALPTAWHDLVYRMRKDTQLFQTFWFLYHKGHPPSEPCGTPCRLATLCAQLSARSDSPALCRHLVPDASLPDVQSLWSMPLLC